Proteins encoded in a region of the Pseudomonas sp. PDNC002 genome:
- a CDS encoding aldo/keto reductase: MNTVVFADGTAVPAIGQGTWRMGEDRAQRQREVAALREGIERGLTLIDTAEMYAEGGSEEVVGEALAGLRDKVFLVSKVYPHNASRRGIPEACERSLKRLRTDCLDLYLLHWRGQYPLDETVEAFERLREAGKIKRWGVSNFDLDDMHELNEPACATNQVQYSLEERGIEWDLLPWCQEERMPLMAYCPVGQGGQLLRHRVLADIAGRHDATPARVALAWLIHQPGVIAIPKAVEPLHVRDNAAALELRLTPEDLEALDAAFPPPSRKRHLAVV, encoded by the coding sequence ATGAACACAGTGGTATTCGCCGACGGCACCGCCGTCCCCGCCATCGGCCAGGGCACCTGGCGCATGGGCGAGGATCGCGCACAGCGGCAGCGTGAAGTCGCCGCCCTGCGCGAAGGCATCGAGCGCGGCCTGACGCTGATCGACACCGCCGAGATGTACGCCGAAGGCGGCTCGGAAGAGGTGGTTGGCGAGGCGCTGGCCGGGCTGCGCGACAAGGTCTTCCTGGTCAGCAAGGTCTACCCGCACAACGCCAGCCGACGCGGCATCCCCGAAGCCTGCGAGCGCAGCCTCAAGCGTCTGCGCACCGACTGCCTGGACCTCTACCTGCTGCACTGGCGCGGCCAGTACCCGCTGGACGAAACCGTCGAGGCCTTCGAGCGGCTGCGCGAGGCGGGCAAGATCAAGCGCTGGGGCGTGTCGAACTTCGACCTCGACGACATGCACGAACTCAACGAGCCGGCCTGCGCCACCAACCAGGTGCAGTACAGCCTGGAAGAGCGCGGCATCGAGTGGGACCTGCTGCCCTGGTGCCAGGAAGAACGCATGCCGCTGATGGCCTACTGCCCGGTGGGGCAGGGTGGCCAACTGCTGCGCCACCGCGTGCTGGCGGACATCGCCGGCCGCCATGACGCCACCCCGGCCCGCGTGGCCTTGGCGTGGCTGATCCACCAGCCCGGCGTGATCGCCATTCCCAAGGCCGTGGAGCCGCTGCACGTGCGCGACAACGCCGCCGCGCTGGAGCTTCGCCTGACGCCCGAGGACCTCGAAGCCCTCGACGCCGCCTTCCCGCCGCCCAGCCGCAAGCGGCATCTCGCGGTGGTCTGA